A window of Streptomyces armeniacus contains these coding sequences:
- a CDS encoding TetR/AcrR family transcriptional regulator: protein MGRRPQPHIKERLLDACADHALSHGLPDRLEPLATATGTSARMLIYHFGTRDALLRAVLGRARQRQLDTFGDLLRARPGEPYTATLHRAWKSITGPEGQPYLRMFGQLRESAEQQLWPDFRRTATTDWLGPLEDGLRGIGRPELATLVLGVIRGLLMDLDATGDTARTERAFRDFLGFLDTASTPPPTASSAATLST from the coding sequence ATGGGCCGACGACCGCAGCCGCACATCAAGGAGAGGCTCCTCGACGCCTGCGCCGACCACGCCCTCTCGCACGGCCTCCCCGACCGGCTGGAGCCGCTGGCCACCGCCACCGGCACTTCCGCCCGCATGCTCATCTACCACTTCGGCACCCGCGACGCCCTGCTGCGGGCCGTCCTCGGGCGCGCGCGGCAACGCCAGCTCGACACGTTCGGCGACCTCCTGCGGGCACGGCCCGGCGAGCCGTACACCGCCACCCTGCACCGCGCCTGGAAGTCGATCACCGGGCCGGAGGGGCAGCCGTATCTGCGGATGTTCGGTCAGCTGCGCGAGAGCGCGGAACAGCAGCTGTGGCCCGACTTCCGGCGCACCGCGACGACCGACTGGCTCGGGCCGCTCGAGGACGGCCTGCGCGGCATCGGGCGGCCGGAGCTCGCGACGCTCGTTCTCGGCGTCATCCGCGGACTCCTCATGGACCTCGACGCGACGGGCGACACCGCCCGTACGGAACGGGCCTTCCGCGACTTCCTCGGCTTCCTCGACACGGCTAGCACCCCACCGCCAACGGCCTCGTCCGCGGCCACGCTCAGTACGTGA
- a CDS encoding alpha/beta hydrolase produces the protein MRVVFVHGACVRDGSWWWHGTAGLLRERGVTSVAPPLPSCGEPGLPAGGPEGPADGAELPAGGPELPVGGAGLPEDVAAVRQVLRDSDEPTVVVAHSYGGIVTAEAAAGIGSVRHLLLVSSYLPEAGQSLSDFGDGGPAPFLDVDPDAGTFGVRPELLVDTFLHDCGPEVQARAADHLARQSLRVTGQPAGAAAWRQLPSTYLVCAQDRGTPPRLQREYARRAGSVVELDAGHHPFLSRPEAVRDLVLSL, from the coding sequence ATGAGGGTCGTGTTCGTGCATGGGGCCTGCGTGCGGGACGGGTCGTGGTGGTGGCACGGCACCGCCGGGCTGCTGCGGGAGCGGGGAGTGACGAGCGTGGCCCCGCCGCTGCCGAGCTGCGGTGAGCCGGGCCTGCCCGCGGGCGGCCCGGAGGGGCCCGCCGACGGCGCGGAGCTCCCCGCCGGTGGCCCGGAGCTCCCCGTCGGCGGTGCGGGGCTGCCCGAGGACGTCGCCGCGGTACGGCAGGTGCTGCGGGACAGCGACGAGCCGACCGTCGTGGTCGCCCACAGCTACGGCGGCATCGTCACCGCGGAGGCCGCCGCGGGCATCGGTTCGGTGCGGCACCTGCTGCTGGTGTCCAGCTATCTGCCCGAGGCCGGGCAGAGCCTGTCGGATTTCGGGGACGGCGGCCCCGCCCCGTTCCTCGACGTGGACCCCGACGCGGGCACGTTCGGGGTCCGGCCCGAACTGCTCGTGGACACGTTCCTGCACGACTGCGGCCCCGAGGTCCAGGCGCGGGCGGCGGACCACCTCGCCCGGCAGAGCCTGCGGGTGACCGGGCAGCCGGCCGGGGCCGCCGCGTGGCGGCAGCTGCCCTCGACGTACCTGGTCTGCGCTCAGGACCGGGGCACTCCGCCGCGGCTGCAGCGCGAGTACGCCCGCCGGGCAGGCAGCGTCGTCGAGCTCGACGCGGGCCACCACCCGTTCCTGTCCCGGCCCGAAGCGGTCCGGGACCTGGTGCTGAGCCTGTGA
- a CDS encoding PhoX family protein: protein MRELLPFVGSHPGGRSALTCRYRCGDACFHEVPNKSGNEYLGDVIAGALSRRSMLAAGAVGTVVAATGATVLGSAAPSAAQGQRPGAGADGRAGAAHGGEAARGLRFAPVAPNTRDAVVVPEGYVQDVLIRWGDPVLAGAPVFDPDRQTARAQALQFGYNCDYMAVLDLSHGGGHGTYGGHGRHGGQLLVVNHEYTTEVMMFRGYDADNPTREQVEIAWAAHGLTVLAAEEQRGGRLTALPRHPLNRRITATTPFELTGPAAGGELLRTTADPEGRTVLGTLNNCGGGITPWGTVLSGEENFNQYFANADAVTDPATKERLARYGLEGGASERKWEAYDDRFDLSKEPNEVNRFGWVVEIDPYDPESTPRKRTALGRFKHEAAEPRLTRDGRAVLYMGDDERFDYLYKFVSKERMRRGHGSRVREHNAKLLDEGTLYVAKFSGDSPAGEIDGTGKLPEDGEFDGRGEWIRLAGGDRSYVDGMTAEEVYVYTRIAADKAGATKMDRPEDVEPSPRSGKVYVALTNNTDRGKDGKAPADEANPRNGNKHGQVLELAEHRDDPAGTRFAWRLFLVCGDPEDPSTYFAGFPKERVSPISCPDNLAFDPYGNLWLATDGNALESNDGLFGVAVRGRREGEVKQFLTVPKGAEVCGPVVTEERVLVAVQHPGEVDGASADKPASQWPDGPGKAVRPSVVTVRAEDGGPIGA, encoded by the coding sequence ATGCGTGAACTGTTGCCGTTCGTCGGCTCACACCCCGGCGGAAGATCCGCCCTCACCTGCCGCTACCGCTGCGGTGACGCCTGCTTCCACGAGGTGCCGAACAAGAGCGGCAACGAGTACCTCGGCGACGTCATCGCCGGTGCCCTGTCGCGCCGTTCGATGCTCGCCGCCGGTGCCGTCGGCACGGTGGTCGCGGCCACCGGCGCCACTGTCCTCGGGTCCGCGGCGCCGTCCGCCGCCCAGGGGCAGCGGCCCGGAGCGGGGGCCGACGGCCGGGCGGGGGCCGCGCACGGCGGCGAGGCGGCGCGCGGACTCCGGTTCGCGCCGGTCGCGCCCAACACGCGGGACGCCGTGGTCGTTCCCGAGGGCTACGTGCAGGACGTGCTGATCCGCTGGGGCGACCCGGTCCTCGCGGGCGCGCCCGTCTTCGACCCGGACCGGCAGACGGCGCGGGCGCAGGCCCTCCAGTTCGGCTACAACTGCGACTACATGGCGGTGCTCGACCTCTCGCACGGCGGCGGGCACGGCACGTACGGCGGTCACGGCCGGCACGGCGGCCAGCTGCTCGTGGTCAACCACGAGTACACGACCGAGGTGATGATGTTCCGCGGCTACGACGCGGACAATCCCACCCGTGAGCAGGTCGAGATCGCCTGGGCCGCGCACGGCCTCACCGTCCTGGCGGCCGAGGAGCAGCGCGGCGGCCGGCTCACCGCCCTGCCCCGGCACCCGCTGAACCGCCGCATCACCGCGACGACGCCGTTCGAGCTGACCGGCCCGGCCGCCGGCGGCGAGCTGCTGCGCACCACCGCCGACCCGGAGGGCCGTACGGTCCTGGGCACCCTGAACAACTGCGGCGGCGGCATCACCCCGTGGGGCACGGTGCTGTCCGGCGAGGAGAACTTCAACCAGTACTTCGCGAACGCCGACGCCGTCACCGACCCCGCCACCAAGGAGCGGCTGGCGCGTTACGGCCTGGAGGGCGGCGCGTCGGAACGCAAGTGGGAGGCGTACGACGACCGGTTCGACCTGTCCAAGGAGCCGAACGAGGTCAACCGCTTCGGCTGGGTCGTCGAGATCGACCCGTACGACCCCGAGTCCACGCCGCGCAAGCGGACCGCGCTGGGCCGCTTCAAGCACGAGGCCGCCGAGCCCCGGTTGACCCGCGACGGGCGCGCGGTGCTGTACATGGGGGACGACGAACGGTTCGACTACCTCTACAAGTTCGTCTCCAAGGAGCGCATGCGCCGCGGCCACGGCAGCCGGGTACGCGAGCACAACGCGAAGCTGCTGGACGAAGGCACGCTGTACGTCGCGAAGTTCAGCGGTGACAGCCCCGCCGGCGAGATCGACGGCACCGGGAAGCTGCCGGAGGACGGCGAGTTCGACGGGCGCGGCGAGTGGATCAGGCTGGCCGGCGGCGACCGCTCGTACGTGGACGGCATGACCGCCGAGGAGGTGTACGTCTACACGCGGATCGCCGCCGACAAGGCGGGCGCCACCAAGATGGACCGCCCGGAGGACGTCGAGCCGAGCCCGCGCAGCGGCAAGGTGTACGTGGCACTGACCAACAACACCGACCGCGGCAAGGACGGCAAGGCCCCGGCCGACGAGGCCAACCCGCGCAACGGCAACAAGCACGGCCAGGTCCTGGAGCTCGCCGAGCACCGCGACGACCCGGCGGGCACGCGGTTCGCCTGGCGGCTGTTCCTGGTCTGCGGCGACCCGGAGGATCCCAGCACGTACTTCGCGGGCTTCCCCAAGGAGCGGGTCAGCCCGATCTCCTGCCCGGACAACCTCGCGTTCGACCCGTACGGGAACCTGTGGCTCGCGACGGACGGCAACGCGCTCGAGAGCAACGACGGGCTGTTCGGTGTCGCCGTACGGGGGCGGCGCGAGGGCGAGGTCAAGCAGTTCCTGACGGTGCCGAAGGGCGCGGAGGTCTGCGGTCCGGTCGTCACGGAGGAACGCGTACTGGTCGCGGTCCAGCACCCCGGCGAGGTGGACGGCGCGAGCGCGGACAAGCCGGCGTCGCAGTGGCCGGACGGGCCGGGCAAGGCGGTGCGGCCGTCGGTCGTCACGGTGCGCGCGGAGGACGGCGGCCCGATCGGGGCGTAG
- a CDS encoding Asp23/Gls24 family envelope stress response protein — protein sequence MTTQQDTRTRVVHAASDAAAATDGVAFLRPGLADLVRGTGNGARKGTTRSRAPGVRARRTHDPEGWHVQLHLAVLRGHQAAAVTRAVRAAVETAVRGALAGPPPRVTVTVTVTDIT from the coding sequence GTGACGACACAGCAGGACACCCGGACACGCGTGGTGCACGCCGCGTCGGACGCCGCCGCGGCCACGGACGGCGTCGCCTTCCTGCGGCCCGGCCTGGCCGACCTCGTACGCGGCACGGGGAACGGCGCGCGCAAGGGCACCACCCGTTCCCGCGCACCGGGCGTACGGGCCCGGCGCACGCACGACCCGGAGGGCTGGCACGTACAGCTGCACCTCGCGGTCCTGCGCGGCCACCAGGCGGCGGCCGTGACGCGGGCGGTACGGGCGGCGGTCGAGACGGCGGTGCGCGGGGCCCTCGCGGGGCCGCCACCACGTGTGACGGTCACCGTGACGGTCACGGACATCACGTAA
- a CDS encoding Asp23/Gls24 family envelope stress response protein: MAMSADHGPPPGSGTPGDGPPGNGAPRDDDLLPCGRTLRDVWEAWDDGHLADDPHTAHCPHCTAALDGLRVLDGYVRSARSEDAERAGDTGPDGTAAAGAEAVATRVMEIVRLELRPGRTLPLGAADEDAWIVEAAAAKAFRTAAETLPGVRAGSCRITPLDPDGGDDGGADTGGWRAPLPLPGGTAPRGPVRVRLDVASDLSRPVPELAEAVRERVAEAAEETLGMDVRSIDVRVIDVLTESGQHDGGWPR; encoded by the coding sequence ATGGCGATGAGCGCGGACCACGGGCCGCCGCCCGGCAGCGGCACGCCCGGCGACGGGCCGCCGGGGAACGGCGCGCCCCGAGACGACGACCTGCTGCCCTGCGGCCGCACCCTGCGCGACGTGTGGGAGGCCTGGGACGACGGGCACCTCGCCGACGACCCGCACACCGCCCACTGCCCGCACTGCACCGCCGCGCTGGACGGGCTGCGCGTACTCGACGGCTACGTGCGCTCCGCCCGCTCCGAGGACGCCGAACGCGCCGGCGACACCGGCCCGGACGGCACGGCCGCCGCAGGGGCGGAGGCGGTCGCGACGCGGGTGATGGAGATCGTACGGCTGGAGCTGCGCCCCGGCCGTACGCTGCCGCTCGGCGCCGCGGACGAGGACGCGTGGATCGTGGAGGCGGCCGCGGCGAAGGCGTTCCGTACGGCGGCCGAAACGCTGCCCGGCGTACGGGCGGGCAGCTGCCGTATCACGCCACTCGACCCCGACGGGGGCGACGACGGTGGCGCGGACACCGGCGGCTGGCGGGCGCCGCTGCCGCTGCCGGGCGGAACGGCGCCGCGCGGCCCCGTACGGGTGCGTCTCGACGTTGCGAGCGACCTGTCCCGGCCGGTGCCAGAGCTGGCGGAGGCGGTACGGGAACGGGTCGCGGAGGCGGCGGAAGAGACGCTCGGGATGGACGTGCGGTCCATCGACGTACGGGTCATCGACGTACTCACGGAGAGCGGACAGCACGACGGGGGGTGGCCGCGGTGA
- a CDS encoding RNA polymerase sigma factor, with translation MPVPDDDALLAVRAGEGDESAFEVLVRRHSPVLLQLAHRLLGDRADAEDAVQESFVSAWRRLPEFRGDSAFLTWMYRIVTNRCLNQLRSRRPSTDLDAVPEPAAPEHEVSPVRAAEAAVALRELSGVLSRLPPDQRACWVLRELHGLPYEDIAKAVGISHSAVRGRIFRVRRYLTEAMGAWR, from the coding sequence GTGCCCGTTCCCGACGACGACGCGCTGCTGGCCGTACGCGCCGGGGAGGGTGACGAGAGCGCCTTCGAGGTCCTCGTACGCCGCCACAGCCCCGTACTCCTCCAGCTCGCACACCGGCTGCTCGGCGACCGCGCCGACGCCGAGGACGCCGTACAGGAGTCCTTCGTCAGCGCGTGGCGCAGGCTGCCGGAGTTCCGTGGCGACTCCGCGTTCCTCACCTGGATGTACCGGATCGTCACCAACCGCTGTCTCAACCAGCTGCGTTCCCGGCGGCCCAGCACGGATCTGGACGCCGTCCCGGAGCCGGCCGCCCCCGAGCACGAGGTGTCACCGGTGCGGGCCGCCGAGGCGGCCGTGGCACTCCGGGAGCTGTCCGGCGTACTCTCCCGGCTGCCCCCGGACCAACGCGCCTGCTGGGTGCTGCGTGAACTGCACGGACTGCCGTACGAGGACATCGCGAAGGCGGTGGGCATCAGTCACTCCGCCGTCCGCGGCCGGATCTTCCGCGTACGGCGCTACCTGACGGAGGCGATGGGCGCATGGCGATGA
- a CDS encoding Asp23/Gls24 family envelope stress response protein: MATSTASPGAASPKVPAGDADAGTTTVRAGSTGPEEPAATRGRTSIADVVVVKIAGMAAREVPGVHDMGGGLSRTLGAVRERVPGGRPNVGRGVKVEVGERQTALDLDLVVEYGVPITDVARDVRENVIAAVERMTGLEVVEVNVAIGDVHLPDEDENGEPRVE; this comes from the coding sequence ATGGCGACCAGTACAGCTTCCCCCGGCGCCGCGAGCCCGAAGGTGCCGGCAGGCGACGCGGACGCCGGAACGACGACCGTACGGGCGGGCTCGACGGGACCCGAGGAGCCGGCGGCGACGCGCGGCAGGACGTCCATCGCGGACGTCGTCGTGGTGAAGATCGCGGGCATGGCGGCGCGCGAAGTGCCCGGCGTGCACGACATGGGCGGCGGCCTGTCCCGCACCCTGGGCGCCGTACGGGAGCGCGTGCCGGGCGGTCGGCCGAACGTCGGGCGCGGCGTGAAGGTCGAGGTCGGCGAGCGGCAGACGGCGCTCGACCTGGACCTGGTGGTGGAGTACGGCGTCCCGATCACCGATGTGGCGCGGGACGTGCGGGAGAACGTGATCGCGGCGGTGGAGCGGATGACCGGCCTCGAGGTCGTCGAGGTCAACGTCGCGATCGGCGACGTGCATCTTCCGGACGAGGACGAGAACGGGGAGCCGCGCGTGGAGTGA
- a CDS encoding ATP-binding protein — MRARPHGVRRTARVEYALPRQDVSASWARRLTAGFLAGSRTPPEAALRTDEATLIVSELVTNATQHGRARCRLRLSTAAGSVTIEVYDDGPGRPAVRSASADSEGGRGIALVRHLSRRLDVTAHATGGKTVRAVLAPV, encoded by the coding sequence ATGCGCGCGAGACCCCATGGGGTGCGGCGCACCGCACGCGTCGAGTACGCGTTGCCACGGCAGGACGTGTCGGCCAGCTGGGCCCGGCGGCTGACCGCCGGTTTCCTGGCCGGGTCCCGGACGCCGCCGGAGGCGGCACTGCGGACGGACGAGGCCACGCTGATCGTGTCCGAGCTGGTCACCAACGCCACACAGCACGGCCGGGCTCGCTGCCGGCTGCGGCTCAGCACGGCGGCGGGCAGCGTCACGATAGAGGTGTACGACGACGGCCCGGGGCGGCCGGCGGTCCGGTCGGCGAGCGCCGACTCGGAGGGGGGCCGGGGCATCGCGCTGGTGCGTCATCTCAGCCGGCGGCTGGACGTCACCGCGCACGCCACCGGAGGCAAGACCGTACGGGCGGTTCTCGCACCCGTCTGA
- a CDS encoding VOC family protein, which yields MLTTRFVPGAPIWLDLGAHDIEAAAGFYSRLFGWEFASQGAEAGGYGLFQLDGKTVAAVGPLTEDAVEPSWDLYFHTDDADATTTAVEQAGGSVRFAPFDVFALGRMAGFTDPTGADFSVWQPGKNRGLDAVNDPNTLCWTELYTSDAAEARLFYSSVFRWDFEDTLMGDDVTYTVVSPSGGGQAAAHGGILQLPEENLAVGTPSHWHPYFEVRDCDATVAEATAQGAEVTIPAMDMEGVGRMAMFTDPGGAPFAVITSVEPTG from the coding sequence ATGCTCACCACCAGGTTCGTTCCGGGGGCCCCGATCTGGCTCGACCTCGGAGCGCATGACATCGAGGCGGCGGCCGGCTTCTACAGCAGGCTGTTCGGCTGGGAATTCGCGTCCCAGGGCGCGGAGGCGGGCGGCTACGGGCTGTTCCAGCTCGACGGGAAGACCGTCGCGGCCGTCGGCCCGCTCACCGAGGACGCCGTGGAGCCCTCCTGGGACCTGTACTTCCACACGGACGACGCCGACGCCACCACCACCGCGGTGGAACAGGCGGGCGGCTCCGTACGGTTCGCGCCGTTCGACGTTTTCGCGCTCGGCCGCATGGCCGGATTCACGGACCCTACGGGTGCCGATTTCTCCGTGTGGCAGCCGGGGAAGAACCGGGGCCTGGACGCGGTCAACGACCCCAACACGCTGTGCTGGACGGAGCTTTACACCTCCGACGCCGCCGAGGCACGGCTGTTCTACTCCTCCGTGTTCCGCTGGGACTTCGAGGACACGCTGATGGGCGACGACGTCACGTACACGGTGGTGTCGCCGTCCGGCGGCGGCCAGGCCGCGGCGCACGGCGGGATCCTGCAGCTGCCGGAGGAGAACCTGGCGGTCGGTACGCCCTCGCACTGGCACCCGTACTTCGAGGTGCGGGACTGCGACGCCACCGTCGCGGAGGCCACGGCGCAGGGCGCGGAGGTGACGATCCCGGCGATGGACATGGAGGGGGTCGGGCGCATGGCCATGTTCACCGACCCGGGCGGCGCCCCGTTCGCCGTGATCACCAGCGTGGAGCCCACCGGCTAG
- a CDS encoding putative leader peptide — MLTSVSQAEVLVSRLHVDLRRHASAICAAGR, encoded by the coding sequence ATGCTCACTTCCGTGAGTCAAGCCGAGGTTCTCGTATCGCGTCTGCACGTCGATCTGCGACGTCACGCCAGCGCCATTTGTGCCGCTGGCCGCTGA
- the ssuE gene encoding NADPH-dependent FMN reductase, which produces MTSLLAVSGSPSPLSRTALVAGHALERLSAGGFDAAHLAVRDLPAAELLAGRAEAPELRSALDRVAAADGLIVASPVYKASYTGLLKGFLDLLPQAGLAGKTVLPLVTGGSLAHVLAIDYALRPVLSALRARHVVNGCYLLDSSIQRGPDGQVALAPEAELRLFEGVEEFVASLPAAPVVSRA; this is translated from the coding sequence ATGACCTCCCTGCTCGCCGTATCCGGAAGTCCGTCCCCTCTGTCGCGCACCGCGCTGGTCGCGGGCCACGCCCTGGAGCGGCTGTCCGCCGGCGGCTTCGACGCCGCCCACCTCGCCGTACGCGATCTGCCCGCCGCCGAGTTGCTGGCCGGCCGCGCCGAGGCGCCCGAACTGCGCTCCGCGCTGGACCGGGTGGCCGCCGCCGACGGCCTCATCGTGGCCTCGCCCGTGTACAAGGCCTCGTACACGGGGCTGCTCAAGGGCTTCCTCGACCTGCTGCCGCAGGCCGGGCTGGCGGGGAAGACCGTACTGCCGCTGGTCACCGGCGGCAGCCTGGCGCACGTCCTCGCCATCGACTACGCCCTGCGGCCCGTGCTGTCCGCGCTCCGCGCACGGCACGTCGTCAACGGCTGCTACCTGCTGGACAGTTCGATCCAGCGCGGCCCGGACGGGCAGGTCGCGCTGGCGCCGGAGGCGGAGCTGAGGCTGTTCGAGGGCGTCGAGGAGTTCGTGGCATCCCTCCCGGCCGCACCGGTGGTGTCCCGTGCGTGA
- a CDS encoding ABC transporter substrate-binding protein — translation MRDSRDAPARNAPASRRSFLALTGAAALTGAAALGAAGCGSAAGRGGAKTDTVRYQGWAGQVTPPELAADLGYLEGVKLEWVGNTISGPQDIQTAATGETDVGGAFNGAVVKLAAGGAPITAVISYYGTDKESYNGFYADADGPLRTARDLKGEKVGMNTLGGHAEAVLDVYLRGKGLSGKEAGQVQPLVVPPVNAEQSLRQGQIGVAALSGVLRDKARERGGLRELFNDYALLGAFSAGTYVIADRFLDRNPDTARAFVTGVARAVEWSRATPREEVVARMTEIVKRRKRNEDAAPLRYWRSYGVAGTGGRIAEKELAFWADWLADRGDIERDAVRVSGIYSNEFNGYRAARGRKGKGAR, via the coding sequence GTGCGTGACAGCCGTGACGCGCCCGCCCGTAACGCCCCCGCGAGCAGGCGGTCGTTCCTCGCCCTCACCGGTGCCGCCGCTCTCACCGGTGCCGCCGCGCTCGGCGCCGCCGGCTGCGGCAGCGCCGCGGGCAGGGGCGGCGCGAAGACCGACACCGTCCGCTACCAGGGCTGGGCCGGGCAGGTCACTCCGCCCGAACTCGCCGCCGACCTGGGCTATCTGGAGGGCGTGAAGCTGGAGTGGGTCGGCAACACGATCAGCGGCCCGCAGGACATCCAGACCGCCGCCACGGGCGAGACCGACGTCGGCGGCGCCTTCAACGGCGCCGTCGTCAAGCTCGCCGCAGGCGGCGCCCCGATCACCGCCGTCATCAGCTACTACGGCACGGACAAGGAGTCGTACAACGGCTTCTACGCCGACGCCGACGGCCCTCTCCGCACCGCCCGCGACCTCAAGGGCGAGAAGGTCGGCATGAACACCCTCGGCGGCCACGCCGAAGCCGTCCTCGACGTCTACCTCCGCGGCAAGGGACTCTCCGGCAAGGAGGCCGGGCAGGTCCAGCCGCTCGTCGTCCCGCCGGTGAACGCCGAACAGTCCCTGCGGCAGGGCCAGATCGGCGTCGCCGCGCTCAGCGGCGTCCTGCGCGACAAGGCGCGCGAACGGGGCGGGCTGCGCGAGCTGTTCAACGACTACGCGCTCCTCGGCGCGTTCAGCGCGGGCACGTACGTGATCGCCGACCGCTTCCTCGACCGCAACCCCGACACCGCCCGCGCCTTCGTGACGGGCGTGGCCAGGGCCGTCGAGTGGTCGCGTGCGACGCCCCGCGAGGAGGTCGTCGCCCGCATGACGGAGATCGTCAAGCGCCGGAAGCGGAACGAGGACGCCGCGCCGCTGCGGTACTGGCGGTCGTACGGAGTGGCCGGCACGGGCGGCCGTATCGCCGAGAAGGAGCTGGCGTTCTGGGCCGACTGGCTCGCGGACCGCGGCGACATCGAACGGGACGCCGTACGGGTCTCCGGCATCTACAGCAACGAGTTCAACGGCTACCGCGCGGCGCGCGGACGGAAAGGAAAGGGAGCCCGTTGA
- a CDS encoding ABC transporter ATP-binding protein yields the protein MTSPATTTETTTTETTGTEKTNPKLSLRGVGKTFPARGKRPPSTALGSVDLDVAPGEFAVIVGPSGCGKSTLLDLLGGLGEPTSGRILLDGRPLTGPGLDRGIVFQQYALLPWRTALGNVAFGLEATGVPRRERAARAREFLDLVGLAGFADRHPQELSGGMKQRVAIARSLAYDPDVLLMDEPFAALDAQTRESLQDELLRIWERTGKTVVFITHGIDEAVYLGQRVAVLTSRPGRVKEVVRIGLEARTSVQDLRSSPEFAAYRHRIWDLLRDEVTRAQEQEKEEIAP from the coding sequence TTGACCAGCCCGGCCACCACGACGGAAACGACCACCACGGAAACGACCGGCACGGAGAAGACCAACCCCAAGCTCAGCCTCCGCGGCGTCGGCAAGACCTTCCCCGCACGCGGCAAACGCCCCCCGTCCACCGCCCTCGGCTCCGTCGACCTCGACGTCGCACCGGGCGAGTTCGCCGTCATCGTCGGCCCCAGCGGCTGCGGCAAGTCGACGCTGCTCGACCTCCTCGGCGGCCTCGGTGAACCGACCTCCGGGCGCATCCTGCTCGACGGCCGGCCGCTGACCGGGCCCGGCCTGGACCGCGGCATCGTCTTCCAGCAGTACGCGCTGCTGCCGTGGCGTACGGCACTCGGCAACGTCGCGTTCGGCCTCGAGGCCACCGGCGTGCCCCGGCGCGAACGGGCGGCGCGCGCCCGGGAGTTCCTCGACCTCGTCGGGCTGGCCGGCTTCGCGGACCGGCATCCGCAGGAGCTGTCCGGCGGGATGAAGCAGCGCGTCGCCATCGCCCGCAGCCTGGCGTACGACCCTGACGTGCTGCTGATGGACGAGCCGTTCGCCGCGCTCGACGCGCAGACCCGGGAGTCGCTCCAGGACGAGCTGTTGCGGATCTGGGAGCGGACCGGCAAGACCGTCGTGTTCATCACCCACGGCATCGACGAGGCCGTGTACCTCGGGCAGCGCGTCGCCGTGCTGACCTCGCGCCCCGGACGCGTGAAGGAAGTCGTACGGATCGGTCTGGAGGCCCGTACGAGCGTGCAGGACCTGCGGTCCAGCCCCGAGTTCGCCGCGTACCGGCACCGCATCTGGGACCTGCTGCGCGACGAGGTCACCCGCGCGCAGGAGCAGGAGAAGGAGGAGATCGCGCCATGA
- a CDS encoding ABC transporter permease, producing the protein MSVTTQTKALTVRAVLAHAGAGGVRGPLARLARGAGRFLLALLTRTGAVLLLLALWEVAPRAGLVDRTFLPPLHEVAAAWWDLLESGQLASDARASLARSGAGFGLAVLIAVPLGLLIGWYRWVADALTPVLEVFRNTAALALLPVFVLLLGIGETSKISIVLYACAWPILLNTISAVRTVDPTLLRLARSMDLPTPQLFRKVILPASLPTVFTGIRLSGGVAILVLIAAEMVGAKAGLGYLVNSSQFNFAIPQMYAAIVTVSAIGVTFNQLLLTVERRLTAWRPATGN; encoded by the coding sequence ATGAGCGTCACCACGCAGACGAAGGCCCTGACGGTGCGCGCCGTGCTCGCGCACGCCGGAGCGGGCGGCGTACGCGGCCCGCTGGCGCGGCTCGCGCGCGGCGCCGGGCGGTTCCTGCTGGCGCTGCTGACCCGTACGGGCGCGGTGCTCCTGCTGCTCGCGCTGTGGGAGGTGGCGCCGCGCGCCGGGCTGGTGGACCGTACGTTCCTGCCGCCGCTGCACGAGGTCGCCGCCGCCTGGTGGGACCTGCTGGAGAGCGGGCAGCTCGCGTCCGACGCGCGGGCCAGCCTGGCCCGTTCGGGTGCGGGCTTCGGCCTGGCCGTGCTGATCGCGGTGCCGCTGGGGCTGCTGATCGGCTGGTACCGGTGGGTGGCCGACGCGCTCACGCCGGTGCTGGAGGTGTTCCGGAACACGGCGGCGCTCGCCCTGCTGCCGGTGTTCGTGCTGCTGCTGGGCATCGGCGAGACGTCGAAGATCTCGATCGTGCTGTACGCGTGCGCCTGGCCGATCCTGCTGAACACGATCAGCGCCGTCCGTACGGTCGACCCGACGCTGCTGCGCCTCGCCCGCTCCATGGACCTGCCGACGCCGCAGCTGTTCCGGAAGGTGATCCTGCCCGCGTCGCTGCCGACGGTGTTCACCGGCATCCGGCTGTCCGGCGGCGTCGCCATCCTCGTGCTGATCGCGGCCGAGATGGTCGGCGCGAAGGCCGGTCTCGGCTATCTCGTCAACTCCTCGCAGTTCAACTTCGCCATCCCGCAGATGTACGCCGCGATCGTCACCGTCTCGGCGATCGGCGTGACCTTCAACCAACTGCTGCTGACCGTCGAACGCCGGCTCACCGCCTGGCGCCCGGCGACCGGAAACTGA